The stretch of DNA TCTAAAGGGTGAAAAAAAGGTTTACAGGAGGCAAAGGTCATCCTTATGGAGGTCTCCTTGATTGATATTCATCAAAAGGTACCTCTGCTCCACGATGTAGTTGCATTTATGTATGAATATGATTTTGTTGCTTTTGATATTTGTTCCCTAACCCGTCGGTCGCTTAATCAAGCGCTTTGGCAAATTGATATCCTATTAGTTAAATCAGACTTTTTCTTACGTAAAAACAAGAAATGGATTCATTAAAATACCAGAACGACATGTATAGTCTAGCAATTTGTTGGATGTGGAAAATATGACTTCGATAAAACATATCGCGTTGATAACCACCGGACAACCTTCTAGCAATCCTCGTTTAGTCAAAGAAGCGGATGCCTTAACCGCCAAAGGGTTCCAGGTAAGTGTTTATTACTGTCATTGGGCCAAATGGGCGGATATTAATGATGAAAAACTTCTGAAAGAAAAAGAATGGAATGCTTTTAGATGTGGTGGTCATCCCAACAAAAATATTGTGCGATGGTATTTTACCCGTTTTCGTCAAAAATTAGCTAGAAACCTGCCAGGGTTAATTGGCGTACATCGCTTGTTTTGTAGAAGTTATGATGAACTTCTTTTTAAGGTTCTAAGATCAAATGCAGACTTCTACATTGCTCATAACTTAGGTGCTCTTGCCGTGGCAGGAAAGGCAGCCCAAAAGCAAAATAAGCCTTTTGCGTTTGATGCAGAGGACTTTCACAGAGGTGAAGTATCCTTAGACTCAATAGAAAGTAATCTAATTAAAGAATTAGAAGACAAGTATCTAAAATATGCTTCATATATTTCCGCAGCAAGCCCTTTAATTGAAATGGTCTATAAAAAATTGTATCCAGGTATTCAAACAATTACTATTAATAACGTTTTTCCCTTAGCTAATCAACCTAGATTCTTAGAACTATCTGGTATATCTGAATTAAGAATGTTTTGGTTTTCACAAAAAATCAGCAAAGTCAGAGGATTGCCTGATGTATTAAAAGCCATGGAATTGTTAAAAGAAATTCCAATACATCTCACATTATTGGGTAATTCCAGTGAGGAAGAAAGAATATACATCAACTCTTCTATTAGTTCGGATAAGCATAAAATTTCAATTATCAATCCTTGTTCTGAATTAGAATTAATAAAAACTTCAGCCAATCATCATATTGGCTTAGCACTTGAACGGACAGAACCCTATAATCGTTCTATTTGTCTTACTAATAAATTATTCACCTATTTACTGGCAGGAAATGCTATAATTGCTTCTGATACTCCAGCACAAAAAAAATTTCTTACAGCTAACCCAGAGGTTGGTAGCTTTTATTCCATTGGTAATATTACTGAGTTAGCGAATTTAATTCGTAAGTTTCATCTTGACAGGGAACACCTTTCTAAAATAAGAAGGAATGCATGGCTTCTTGCTCAAGATTTATATAACTGGGAAAAAGAACAGATTAAGCTATTAAACCTAATCCGAACAATTCATTGAAAAATATATTAATTATATACCCTCATTGGCACCCAGCTAACCTTGCAGGGGTTCACCGGCCGCGATTAATAGGAAATTATCTCCCTGAGATGGGATGGCATCCTATAATACTAACTGTTAAACCTGAGTATTACGAAGAAAAACCTGATCTCGAACTTCAACTTACCTTCAGGGATCATTTTGAAGTAATTAGAGTTGATGCTTTTCCAATTCCCCGTCCAAGAGTAGTAGGAGACCTTGGTATTAGAGCTTTTTTTCAGCTTTTAAAAAAGGCAAAAGAAATCTGTAAATCTCGAAAAATTGATTTTGTCTGGATTCCTGTTCCATCCTATTACCCAGCATTAATTGGCCGTTTACTATATAATAAATTTAAAATACCTTATGGTATAGATTATATAGATCCTTGGACTCGATCATCTGAAGCCTATAAAGACTTTGGAATAAGAATGAAATTAAGTCTCTTGACCGCAGAATGGTTAGAACCAATAGCAGTACATCATGCTCGTTTAATATCTGGTGTCTCAAAATTATATTATCAACCTGTCCTAGACAAAAATTTTAGAGATCGAGCCGTTTTAGATGTAGCAATGCCATATGGTTTTGACCCCAATGATCATGAGATAACCCTAGATATTCCTCTTCCTTGGGATTCTATAGAAAACTGTAATCCATTTTTATACGCAGGTGCCTTTTTACCTAATTCACGTTTTTTCTACGAGCTGCTTTTTCTATCCATAGACGAGCTCATTAAAGAAAAAAAATGGAATCCTAATAATCATTTATTCTTCATCGGCACAGGTCAATACCCAGGGAAAACCATAAAAGAATTATCGGAAAAATACAACTGTAGCTACTATATTCATGAATTTCGGGAGCGAAGGCCTTTTTTACATATTTTAAATTATTTACGAAATGCTAAAGGAATTTTGGTCATTGGTAGCACTTCGCCACATTATACCGCCTCTAAAATATTTCAAGCGATTTTAAGCAAAAAACCTATTTTCGCTATTTTTCATAATAAAAGTACTGTTATTGATATTTTGAATGAAACCAAATCTGACCATTATTTAGTCAAATACGTTGAAGAACAAGAGCAAACTAATCTTAAAAGTGAAATAAAAAAGGTTTTCCTAGATTTTGTGAACGACATCAAAGATTGGGCTCCTCTATATGAAACTTTAAATAAGTATAGTTCTAAAGAATCAACAAGACTATTAGTAGAACAATTAGATAAAATTTCTGATTGATGAAAAAAATCCACTTTTTACTCTCTCATCCGATTCAATATCATTCTCCATTATTCGATCAATTTGCAAAAAATCCCCATGTTGAATTAAAAGTGTATTATTGTAGTGACTATGGTCTTTCGGAGAAAGGAGAGCGTCATCATCCTGAACTTGGTATTTTACCAACATGGGATATAGATTTGGTTGGTGGGTATCCTAATGAATTCTTAAAGAATAATTCTCCACGACCATCTATATTTAAAGGTTTCTGGGGGTTAATAAATTTAGAAATCTATACAGCCCTAAAAAGAGATAAGCCGGATGTATTAATCATAAATGGCTGGAATTATTTTTCAGTTATCTGGGCTATAATTTGCTGTAAAATAATAGGAATTCCGATTTATGTGCGTGGAGATAATATTTTAGAAAATGATGAAAAGCTCTCTTTTTTCAAAAGAAAAATAAAACACATTATATATAAAAAAATATTATTTAATGTTTACGATAAGATTTGCTTTGTTGGAGAACTTAATAAATTATTCTTCATTCAGTATGGTGTTCCAATTAAAAAACTTATTTGGACCCCTCATGCAGTTGACAATAAAAGGTTTCGTGATTACTATCTATTTAATAAATCAGAAAAGGTGAAGCTAAGAAATACCTTAGCTATAAAAAACATCTTTACCATCCTGTTCGTCGGTCGTCTTCATGATATTAAAAGACCACTAGATTTGATAAAAGCAGTTGCATCAATTAAAACTCCCGCTCAAATTATATTTATTGGGGATGGTCTCTTGAGGGAAAAAATAATATCATATTGCAAAGAAGTTAATTTCAAAAATTATTTCATTACTGGCTTTTTGAATCAAAAAGAAATTCTGAAATACTATCTTATTGGTGATGTTATGGTTTTACCTAGTGAAAGCGAAACATGGGGCTTAGTAGTAAATGAGGCTATGAATTTTAATCTGCCAATTATAGTTTCGGATAAAGTTGGATGTGGTCCAAATCTATGTACAAAAAGCAATGGTTTTATTTTTCAAAAAGGAAATATTAGCTCGTTGACAAATAAAATAAATTCTCTTATTGATAATCGTGAATTATGTATTGAAATGGGAAATGAAAGTGGAAAAATCATTGAGCAATATTCGTATGATTCGATTATAAAAAATATATTGGCTTCACTCAATTAAATTTTTCATGAATTTCATCCCCATCTCTCAACCCTCGATTACCCAAAAGGAAATCGATTATGTTACCGATGCCGTCAAATCGACCTGGATATCTTCTTTAGGGAAATACATTGACCGCTTCGAAGAAGAGTTTGCTGCTTTTTGTGGCACCAAATATGCCGTTACCACTTGCAATGGCACAGTGGCTATTCATCTTGCGCTTAAAGCTTTAGGTATTGGCGAGGGAGATGAGGTTATTGTACCTGATTTGTCCTTTATTGCCACTGCCAATGCCGTCGTTTCTAGTGGTGCCAAAGCTGTTTTTGTGGACATCGATCCCTACAATCTTTGCATGTATCCCCAGGCGATTGAAGCTGCCATTACGCCTAATACCAAGGCCATCATGCCTGTCCATTTATATGGACATCCAGCTGATATGCCAGCCATTAATGCTATTGCTGATCAATACGGTTTGCTGGTGATCGAGGATGCAGCTGAAGCACACGGAGCTACTATAGGCGAGAGAAGAGTAGGTAACTGGGGGATTTGTGGTACCTTCAGTTTTTATGGCAACAAGAATTTAACGACTGGTGAAGGAGGCATGATCACGACCAATGATGAGGCCCTTTACCAGCAGTGCCGATATCTTCGCGATCATGCCATGAGTAAAGAGAAACGCTATTGGCATACGGAATTGGGGTATAATTATAGGATGACTAACCTACAGGCTGCTCTCGGTGTGGCGCAAATGGAGCGCCTTGGTGAATTAATGGCCAAACGGGAGGAAGTTTTTGCCTTGTACCAGCATGCCTTAAAAGATACTTCTGATTTCATTTCTCTCAATCGCACCTACCCTTGGGCCAACAATGCTTATTGGCTGGTTTGTGCGGAGTTTCCTGCCTATCAGGAAGCAGAAAGGGATCAATTAATGCGTTCGCTGAAGGAACGAGGCATAGATAGCCGGCCCTATTTTTATCCCATGTCTGCCATGCCTTATTTTGAAACGGCTAATAATCCCATTTCCTATCGGATTTCCCAACAGGGCATTAACCTTCCTACCTATTTTGACCTTAAGGAAAAGGATATTAAAAGGATAAGCGAAAGCCTCATCGAGTTGGTATGCGTCGTTTAATAGTTATTTTGAGGAATATTTGGGAAGACCTCATTCGCCACATCAGTGGCCCTGTTGGCATTCGTTTGCGGCGTTTTTATTATGCACCTCGCTTCCAATCTTGTGGGAAGGGGCTTATGATTGCATCAGGGGTCTATATTTACAATCCACAATATATTTCTTTAGGTGAGCAAGTTTGGATTGATCAACACACTATACTTATAGCTGGTCCTCCTGCTCCCTCATCCCAGATAAAACACATCGCTAATCCTGCATTTTCGGGAAAACAAGGCGAAATTCACATCGGCAATCAGGTCCATCTGGGAATCAGAACGATCATTCAAGGGCATGGTGGTGTCGTTATTGGTAATCATTTCACCAGTTCTGCCAATGTTTCTATTTTTTCTTATTCTAACGATCCCTATCTATGCCGGCAAGGTACGCTGCCCGGGACCTCCACCTACTATGTCATGACCCCCACCCAAATCGGTCATAATGTTTGGTTGGGGCTTGGCGTAAGTTTGATTGGGAATACCATTGAAGACGACGTATTTATTAAACCGCACAGTCTTGTGCATAAGGCTATTCCAGCTAATAGCATAGCAGGAGGTAATCCAATTAAGCTAATCGGCTCCAGATTTAAGTCAGCATGAAAATTCTTTACCTCACTCCAGGCTGTTTTGACAAAGGAGGTATCAGTCGATACAACCGATACCAGATTGATGCTCTTCGGGAAATATTTGGACCACACCAAGTTCGGGTTTTGTCGCTCTTGGGGCCAGAAAAAGATGCTTTTGAAAGCGATTTTGAGGTACAATGGCATGGTCGAGGAAATGGCTTGTTTGAAAAAATTCGTTTTGTTATTGCGGCCCTCAAGGAGCTAATGATTTGGAAACCTACCCACATTATGGTTGCACATGTCAATTTTAGTGGCTTGGCGGTGATGTTGGGTCGTTTAGGGGGCTGCCAAACGATCCTCAATGTATATGGTTTAGAGGTTTGGAGTGGCCTAAGCAAAGATGCTGATTTTGGCTTAAGGCGGGTAGACCAGGTTATTTCAGATTGTCACTATACCGCTCAGTATATAGAAGCTGAGGGCTTTCGTGTTAAGGATAGCACCACTGTTATTTGGGACTGTGTAGATTTGGAACGTTTTCAACCACAGCCAACCCAATGGGAAGCTGTTAGGGAAAAATATCAATTGCCTGATAGAGAACAATATTTTGTTATCCTCACCCTCGGACGTTTGGCTTTTGAGGCAGCCCATAAAGGTTATGACCGTCTGATCCAGGTCTTTGCAGCACTGCAAAAAAACTATTCCCAAGCCAGGTTGGTCATTGCAGGTAAAGGAAACATGCAGGAGGAATTGGCTCAACAAGTGGCAGCATTAGGCATAACAGATCAGGTTACTTTTACGGGCATGGTTCATGATGATGATATGGCTGCCCTTTATTCTTATGCCCATGTTTTTTCCTTGGTGAGTGATCGCGGAAAAGGTCGGGGAGAAGGAATTCCCCTGACGCCTTTAGAGGCTATGGCCTGCGAAGTACCCATCATTGTAGGCAACCAGGATGGATCGCAGGAGGCTATTTTTGATGA from Saprospiraceae bacterium encodes:
- a CDS encoding glycosyltransferase family 4 protein — translated: MKKIHFLLSHPIQYHSPLFDQFAKNPHVELKVYYCSDYGLSEKGERHHPELGILPTWDIDLVGGYPNEFLKNNSPRPSIFKGFWGLINLEIYTALKRDKPDVLIINGWNYFSVIWAIICCKIIGIPIYVRGDNILENDEKLSFFKRKIKHIIYKKILFNVYDKICFVGELNKLFFIQYGVPIKKLIWTPHAVDNKRFRDYYLFNKSEKVKLRNTLAIKNIFTILFVGRLHDIKRPLDLIKAVASIKTPAQIIFIGDGLLREKIISYCKEVNFKNYFITGFLNQKEILKYYLIGDVMVLPSESETWGLVVNEAMNFNLPIIVSDKVGCGPNLCTKSNGFIFQKGNISSLTNKINSLIDNRELCIEMGNESGKIIEQYSYDSIIKNILASLN
- a CDS encoding DegT/DnrJ/EryC1/StrS family aminotransferase; the encoded protein is MNFIPISQPSITQKEIDYVTDAVKSTWISSLGKYIDRFEEEFAAFCGTKYAVTTCNGTVAIHLALKALGIGEGDEVIVPDLSFIATANAVVSSGAKAVFVDIDPYNLCMYPQAIEAAITPNTKAIMPVHLYGHPADMPAINAIADQYGLLVIEDAAEAHGATIGERRVGNWGICGTFSFYGNKNLTTGEGGMITTNDEALYQQCRYLRDHAMSKEKRYWHTELGYNYRMTNLQAALGVAQMERLGELMAKREEVFALYQHALKDTSDFISLNRTYPWANNAYWLVCAEFPAYQEAERDQLMRSLKERGIDSRPYFYPMSAMPYFETANNPISYRISQQGINLPTYFDLKEKDIKRISESLIELVCVV
- a CDS encoding glycosyltransferase family 4 protein: MKILYLTPGCFDKGGISRYNRYQIDALREIFGPHQVRVLSLLGPEKDAFESDFEVQWHGRGNGLFEKIRFVIAALKELMIWKPTHIMVAHVNFSGLAVMLGRLGGCQTILNVYGLEVWSGLSKDADFGLRRVDQVISDCHYTAQYIEAEGFRVKDSTTVIWDCVDLERFQPQPTQWEAVREKYQLPDREQYFVILTLGRLAFEAAHKGYDRLIQVFAALQKNYSQARLVIAGKGNMQEELAQQVAALGITDQVTFTGMVHDDDMAALYSYAHVFSLVSDRGKGRGEGIPLTPLEAMACEVPIIVGNQDGSQEAIFDDANGWVIDPFDLKAHQAFFEMLINDPQKRRSQAQNALKIARDTFSYQNFREKHRFMQKLENLER